A genomic stretch from Arachis stenosperma cultivar V10309 chromosome 3, arast.V10309.gnm1.PFL2, whole genome shotgun sequence includes:
- the LOC130969933 gene encoding thylakoid lumenal 15 kDa protein 1, chloroplastic, with the protein MALSLNILSLCSTSSSTSKPHIRTSTCHLSPFTLSFKQQQSSSQKLTFSLAESVSGATLAALISASLFFVDPALAFKGGGPYGQEVTRGQDLSGKDFSGKTLIKQDFKTSILRQANFKGAKLLGASFFDADLTGADLSDADLRSADFSLANVTKANLSNANLEGALATGNTSFKGSNITGADFTDVPLRDDQREYLCKVADGVNPTTGNATRDTLLCN; encoded by the exons ATGGCTCTAAGCCTCAACATCCTCTCACTGTGTTCCACTTCCTCTTCAACTTCTAAACCTCATATCAGAACTTCCACTTGTCATCTTTCTCCTTTCACACTCAGCTTCAAGCAACAACAATCTTCTTCTCAGAAGCTGACATTCTCATTGGCTGAATCTGTGTCTGGTGCCACCCTTGCTGCTCTCATCTCTGCTTCTTTGTTCTTTGTTGACCCTGCACTTGCATTCAAG GGTGGAGGTCCATATGGCCAAGAGGTCACAAGGGGACAAGATCTCTCTGGCAAGGATTTCAGTGGAAAGACCCTCATCAAGCAAGACTTCAAAACG TCCATATTGAGACAAGCCAATTTTAAAGGTGCAAAGTTGTTAGGTGCTAGCTTCTTCGATGCTGATTTAACAG GTGCTGACCTTTCAGATGCTGATCTTAGAAGTGCAGATTTTTCATTGGCAAATGTCACAAAG GCAAATTTAAGCAATGCTAACCTGGAAGGTGCACTTGCAACAGGAAATACATCTTTTAAAGGATCAAATATTACCGGAGCAG ATTTTACTGATGTGCCGCTAAGAGACGATCAACGCGAATATCTGTGCAAAGTTGCAGATGG AGTGAACCCAACAACTGGAAACGCTACGCGAGATACATTGCTGTGCAATTAG
- the LOC130968026 gene encoding ARF guanine-nucleotide exchange factor GNOM-like, whose amino-acid sequence MGHLKMQMETGINAIEDQFGYTNRNSIACMINAEIGAVLAVMRRNVRWGVHYMADDDQLEHSLVKSLKELRRQIFSWQGQWHSINPVLYLQPFLDVIKSDETGAPITGVALSSVYKILTLDVIDQNTVNIEDAMHLVVDAITSCRFEVTDPGSEEVALMKILQVLLACVKCKASATLSNQHICTIVNSCFHIVHQAGTKSELLQRIARYTMHELVRCIFSHLQDIENTEHLLINERSPLKQETSGQNNESTVFSRLLENGSQNSSYDGEPLGISSGIASAVTSTVMDENSAFASNGNETDPHELQLMSEPYGVPCMVEIFHFLCSLLNVVEHMGMNPRSNTIAFDEDVPLFALTLINSAIELGGPFFRRHPRLLSLIQDELFRNLMQFGLSMSPLVLSMVCSIVLNLYHHLRKELKLQLEAFFSCVILRLAQSKYGASYQQQEVAMEALVDFCRQKTFMVEMYANYDCDITCSNVFEDITNLLSKSAFPVNNPLSSMHILALDGLIAVMQGMAERIGNGYVSSERSPVNLEQYIPFWLEKCENYGDPNDWVPFVFRRKYFKKRLMIGADHFNRDVKKGLEFLQGTHLLPDKLDPQSVACFLRYTAGLDKNLIGDYLGNHDEFCVQVLHQFARTFDFQGITLDKALRIFLESFRLPGESQKIHRVLEAFSERYFEQSPDVLVNKDAALVLSYSIIMLNTDHHNVQVKKKMTEEDFIRNNRLINGGKDLPREFLSEIYHSICKNEIRTTPEPGFGFPEMTPSRWISLMHKSRKTAPFIVSDSRADLDYDMFAILSGPAIAAISVVFDNAENEEIYQTCIDGFLAVAKISAHYHLANVIDDLVVCLCKFITILDPFSVEESVQALGDDTKVRMALETVFAIANSYGDYIRAAGWRNILDCILRLHKLGLLPTRLVSDAAEESELSAESGHGKLNSNLSSSTQLPSISTPKRSSGLMSRFSQLLYLGTEEPRSVPTAEELVAHQQAVQIIQKCHIDTVFTESKFLQAESLLLLARALINAGGQPRKGNSISGDEDTSVFCLELLVAITLNNRDRIGLLWKDVYEHISNIVQSTVTPCVLIEKAVFGLLRICHRLLPYKESIADELLRSLQLVLKLDARVADIYYEQITQEVSRLVKANASHVRSQIGWRTITSLLSFTARHQESSEAGFDTLLFIMSDGAHLLPANYVLCVDTARQFAESRLGQVERSVVALDLMAGSVNCLEKWTSDAKQAAKDEEVEKMLKDIVEMWLRLVQGIKKVCLDPREEVRNHALLSLQTCLTGAVGIHVPPDLWLQCFDQVIFTAVDDLLEIAEEYYQKEYRNMEGTLILVLKLLSKVFLQSLPKLSQLTDFSKLWVAVLDRTEKYMKAKIRGRRTEKLQELVPELLKNTLLVMKSQGILLPSSGAGENSLWELTWLHMKNIAPSLQSEVFPAPELQQALHKQIEADGANTSVSSNETVSQDGAAVGS is encoded by the exons ATGGGACATCTAAAGATGCAGATGGAAACTGGTATCAATGCAATAGAGGATCAATTTGGGTATACTAATAGAAATAGTATAGCATGCATGATCAATGCTGAAATTGGCGCTGTTTTGGCGGTCATGCGAAGAAATGTTAGATGGGGGGTTCATTATATGGCAGATGATGACCAATTGGAGCACTCTCTTGTTAAGTCGTTAAAGGAATTAAGGAGGCAAATCTTTTCATGGCAAGGTCAATGGCATTCCATCAACCCAGTCTTGTATCTCCAGCCTTTCTTGGATGTAATTAAATCAGACGAAACTGGTGCACCAATCACAGGTGTTGCTCTCTCATCTGTTTACAAGATCTTAACCCTTGATGTGATAGATCAAAACACGGTCAACATTGAGGATGCCATGCACTTGGTGGTTGATGCTATCACAAGTTGCAGATTTGAGGTGACTGATCCTGGATCAGAAGAAGTGGCATTGATGAAGATATTACAAGTTCTTCTAGCATGTGTGAAATGTAAAGCATCGGCTACGCTGAGTAACCAACACATTTGCACCATAGTAAATTCTTGTTTCCATATAGTTCATCAAGCAGGAACCAAAAGTGAGCTGTTACAGCGGATAGCACGGTACACTATGCATGAACTTGTAAGGTGTATATTTTCTCACCTTCAGGATATTGAGAACACAGAGCATTTGTTGATAAATGAGAGATCTCCTTTAAAACAAGAG ACCAGTGGACAAAACAATGAGAGCACTGTATTTAGCAGACTGTTGGAGAATGGGAGCCAGAATTCTTCATATGATGGTGAACCACTAGGAATTTCTTCCGGTATTGCAAGTGCTGTAACGTCAACTGTAATGGATGAAAACTCAGCTTTTGCTAGCAATGGCAACGAGACTGATCCACATGAATTACAGCTTATGTCTGAACCATATGGGGTTCCCTGTATGGTGGAGATATTTCActtcttgtgttctttgttgAATGTTGTTGAGCATATGGGAATGAATCCTAGATCAAACACAATAGCATTTGATGAAGATGTACCTCTTTTTGCCTTAACTTTGATCAATTCAGCCATAGAGTTGGGAGGACCTTTCTTTCGCCGTCACCCGAGATTGCTGAGCTTAATTCAGGATGAATTATTTCGCAACCTTATGCAATTTGGTTTGTCAATGAGCCCTCTTGTACTTTCAATGGTGTGCAGCATTGTTCTTAATTTGTATCATCATCTTCGTAAGGAACTCAAGTTACAGCTGGAAGCATTTTTTTCTTGTGTAATTTTGAGGCTTGCACAAAGCAAATATGGGGCTTCATATCAGCAACAGGAGGTTGCCATGGAGGCCCTTGTTGATTTTTGCAGGCAAAAAACATTCATGGTAGAGATGTATGCTAATTATGACTGTGATATAACTTGTAGTAATGTCTTTGAAGACATTACTAACTTGTTGTCCAAAAGTGCATTTCCTGTGAACAATCCATTGTCTTCCATGCATATTCTTGCTTTGGATGGTCTTATTGCTGTCATGCAGGGAATGGCTGAAAGGATAGGCAATGGATATGTAAGTTCCGAGCGTTCTCCTGTGAATTTGGAACAGTATATTCCTTTCTGGCTGGAAAAATGTGAAAATTATGGTGATCCAAATGATTGGGTTCCTTTTGTCTTCCGAAGAAAGTACTTCAAGAAAAGATTGATGATAGGGGCTGATCACTTCAATCGCGATGTTAAGAAAGGCCTTGAATTTCTCCAAGGAACACATCTTTTACCTGATAAACTTGATCCCCAAAGTGTTGCCTGCTTTCTCAGATACACTGCTGGGTTGGATAAGAATCTAATTGGTGATTACCTAGGAAATCACGATGAGTTCTGTGTTCAGGTTCTTCATCAATTTGCCAGAACATTTGACTTCCAAGGCATTACCTTAGACAAAGCCCTGCGTATATTTTTGGAGAGTTTTAGGCTTCCTGGAGAATCACAGAAGATACATAGGGTGCTCGAAGCTTTCTCTGAGAGATATTTTGAGCAATCACCAGATGTTCTTGTTAACAAGGATGCTGCTCTCGTGTTATCCTACTCAATTATAATGCTTAATACGGATCATCACAACGTTCAGGTCAAAAAGAAGATGACGGAAGAGGATTTCATCAGGAATAACAGGCTTATTAATGGTGGGAAGGACCTCCCACGTGAATTCCTGTCAGAGATTTATCATTCCATTTGTAAGAATGAAATCCGCACAACCCCTGAACCGGGTTTTGGATTTCCTGAAATGACCCCAAGTCGGTGGATTTCTCTAATGCACAAGTCCAGAAAGACTGCTCCATTTATTGTATCTGATTCCAGAGCAGACCTTGATTATGATATGTTTGCCATATTGTCAGGCCCAGCAATTGCTGCCATTTCGGTGGTATTTGATAATGCTGAAAATGAAGAGATATATCAAACTTGTATCGATGGATTCTTAGCTGTTGCGAAGATATCAGCTCACTATCATCTTGCAAATGTAATTGATGATTTGGTTGTGTGCCTTTGCAAGTTCATTACCATTTTGGATCCATTCTCAGTTGAGGAATCTGTCCAAGCCCTGGGAGATGACACAAAAGTAAGAATGGCACTTGAGACAGTTTTTGCTATTGCAAATAGCTATGGTGATTACATCCGTGCAGCAGGGTGGAGAAATATTCTTGATTGCATCTTAAGATTGCACAAGTTAGGCCTTCTTCCTACTCGTTTGGTGAGTGATGCAGCTGAGGAGTCAGAGCTTTCTGCAGAATCCGGACATGGAAAACTTAATTCCAACTTGTCGTCATCAACTCAACTTCCATCTATTAGTACTCCAAAGAGATCATCTGGACTGATGAGTAGGTTTAGTCAACTCTTATATCTTGGCACTGAAGAGCCTAGATCAGTACCAACTGCAGAAGAACTTGTTGCTCATCAGCAGGCTGTACAAATAATTCAGAAGTGTCACATTGATACTGTATTCACTGAGAGTAAATTTCTGCAAGCTGAATCTCTATTGCTGCTTGCAAGAGCACTCATTAATGCTGGAGGTCAACCTCGAAAAGGTAACAGCATCTCTGGGGATGAAGATACTTCAGTTTTCTGCCTGGAGTTACTAGTAGCAATCACATTGAATAATAGAGACAGAATTGGACTTCTATGGAAGGATGTTTATGAGCACATATCCAATATTGTTCAGTCAACTGTGACGCCTTGCGTACTGATAGAAAAGGCCGTTTTTGGGCTTCTAAGGATTTGCCATCGCTTACTTCCATACAAAGAGAGCATTGCTGATGAACTTTTGAGGTCCCTGCAACTTGTCTTGAAACTTGATGCTCGGGTTGCAGATATATATTATGAGCAGATTACTCAAGAAGTCAGTCGGCTTGTAAAGGCAAATGCTTCTCATGTCAGATCTCAGATAGGATGGCGGACAATTACATCACTTCTTTCCTTCACTGCTCGGCACCAGGAATCGTCTGAGGCTGGATTTGATACACTGCTGTTCATTATGTCTGACGGGGCCCACTTGCTTCCTGCAAATTATGTTCTTTGTGTCGATACTGCAAGGCAGTTCGCTGAGTCCCGTTTAGGACAGGTAGAACGGTCTGTGGTTGCGCTAGATCTTATGGCTGGTTCTGTCAATTGTTTAGAGAAGTGGACTAGTGATGCTAAGCAGGCAGCAAAAGATGAGGAAGTGGAGAAGATGTTGAAGGACATTGTGGAAATGTGGTTGAGGCTAGTGCAGGGAATAAAGAAGGTATGTTTGGACCCAAGAGAGGAGGTTAGAAATCATGCTCTGTTGTCTCTGCAGACATGCCTGACAGGAGCTGTTGGGATTCATGTCCCACCTGATTTGTGGTTACAGTGTTTCGATCAAGTGATTTTCACTGCAGTGGATGATCTGCTTGAAATCGCTGAGGAATACTATCAAAAGGAATACCGGAACATGGAAGGGACACTTATTCTTGTGTTGAAGCTCTTGTCTAAGGTTTTCCTCCAGTCACTCCCCAAACTATCACAATTGACAGATTTCTCAAAACTATGGGTCGCTGTGCTAGATCGGACAGAAAAATATATGAAAGCAAAAATTAGGGGAAGGAGAACTGAGAAGCTTCAAGAGCTTGTGCCTGAGCTCCTGAAGAACACTTTGCTTGTCATGAAATCACAGGGCATACTTTTACCGAGCAGTGGCGCTGGTGAAAATAGTTTGTGGGAACTGACATGGCTACATATGAAGAATATTGCTCCATCATTGCAGTCTGAGGTGTTCCCTGCTCCAGAGCTTCAGCAGGCACTGCATAAACAGATTGAAGCCGATGGCGCAAACACTTCTGTTTCTTCAAATGAAACAGTGAGCCAAGATGGTGCTGCTGTTGGTTCCTAG
- the LOC130967036 gene encoding uncharacterized protein LOC130967036 yields the protein MEGEDSFVTLVHYFRKIQKSKRHGEKFTDREPLSVFIRSSNTLAEIKQSILRKLGTCGTKWDMRYETFVIGSDEDLQVLFHCRRSFSEVRVTELFAKLEDGVDSSRASAPNPQSTPAGGASTSIPVVVVAVLNAEPKRAEAVHAYVGPVVPGFECDAGPDRIENALFDDDSYGEPVDIGGDSDDDIPRGGCSAHGGSGSATQEYPPHISSLNLEAIGQQQNADATFDGQGMHDGTSMTEFQIGQYFQSKEETVLSVKDYSIRRGVEYKVMESDNLKYQGRCKEFGNGCTWLIRIVMRKKKSTWEVRRYNGPHTCMATSISSDHKQLDYHVICARIYPLVRADASVSIKVLQEATEATYGFRPSYRKVWLAK from the coding sequence ATGGAGGGGGAGGATAGTTTTGTGACTCTGGTTCACTACTttagaaaaattcaaaagagcaaaaggcATGGTGAAAAATTCACAGATAGAGAACCGCTTAGTGTTTTTATCCGATCGTCGAATACATTGGCGGAGATTAAGCAAAGCATATTACGGAAGCTCGGTACGTGCGGGACGAAGTGGGATATGAGATATGAGACCTTCGTGATCGGGTCGGATGAAGACTTGCAGGTCTTGTTTCACTGCAGGCGTAGTTTTTCGGAGGTGAGGGTAACTGAGTTGTTTGCGAAGTTGGAAGATGGTGTGGATAGCTCTAGGGCATCGGCACCTAATCCTCAGTCGACCCCAGCTGGTGGTGCATCAACATCGATACCTGTGGTAGTAGTGGCAGTTCTGAATGCGGAGCCCAAACGTGCTGAGGCTGTTCATGCATATGTTGGTCCTGTTGTTCCTGGTTTTGAATGCGATGCCGGACCGGATCGAATTGAGAATGCACTGTTTGACGATGATTCGTATGGGGAGCCTGTCGATATTGGTGGGGACAGTGATGATGATATTCCAAGAGGTGGATGTTCAGCCCATGGAGGTTCCGGTTCTGCAACACAGGAGTACCCTCCCCACATCTCTTCTTTGAACTTGGAAGCCATCGGCCAACAACAGAATGCTGATGCAACATTCGATGGGCAGGGGATGCATGATGGGACATCTATGACTGAATTTCAGATTGGCCAATACTTCCAGAGTAAAGAGGAAACcgtgttgagtgtaaaagattACAGTATTCGGCGTGGAGTTGAGTACAAGGTTATGGAGTCCGACAATCTGAAATACCAAGGGAGATGCAAGGAGTTTGGTAACGGGTGCACGTGGTTGATTCGGATAGTCATGCGGAAAAAGAAGAGCACATGGGAAGTTAGGAGGTACAACGGTCCGCACACGTGTATGGCCACATCGATATCAAGCGACCACAAGCAGCTTGATTATCATGTCATCTGTGCGAGAATCTATCCATTGGTTCGAGCTGATGCGTCGGTGTCTATTAAGGTGTTGCAAGAGGCAACGGAGGCGACTTATGGATTCAGGCCTAGTTATCGGAAGGTGTGGTTGGCGAAGTAG
- the LOC130967037 gene encoding uncharacterized protein LOC130967037, with amino-acid sequence MEGSIALLKTSPVRVGDQVDEDRVFFHRMFWTFPPCIEAFRHCKPLDGNSNILPVAFALVEGENAESWSYFLSNLRRHVTPQQGILVISDRHNGIKAALESPDSGWQPPHAYRAFCIRHVAANFALTFKGQDASRWLVNAAYAKTEAEFDYWFDIMRTENPAMCDWANRMEYERWTQHKDGGRRYGHMTTNISELEGHKKPTGDVSVAETTPTGKFSLGSYRVSLRDRTCDYGYFQALHYPCCHALACCAQSRLDWATYVDEVYTMSEVFKVYEMSFSPCIPEGLWPPYDRPTVIPDPGMRRAREGRPRSTRIRNNMDEADTSRPKRCGLCRQPGHTRRVCPQRGSTSGI; translated from the exons ATGGAAGGTTCCATTGCTCTACTGAAGACGTCCCCGGTTAGGGTGGGTGACCAAGTTGACGAAGATAGAGTCTTCTTTCATCGGATGTTTTGGACATTCCCTCCGTGTATTGAGGCTTTCCGCCACTGTAAGCCACTG GATGGTAACTCGAATATTTTGCCTGTTGCGTTTGCACTCGTGGAGGGTGAGAACGCAGAGTCTTGGTCATACTTTCTTTCGAACCTTAGAAGGCATGTCACTCCACAGCAAGGTATTCTCGTGATCTCTGATAGACACAACGGCATCAAGGCTGCACTAGAGTCCCCCGATAGTGGTTGGCAACCTCCCCATGCTTATCGGGCATTTTGTATTCGGCATGTTGCTGCAAATTTTGCCCTCACTTTCAAGGGACAGGATGCGAGTAGGTGGCTGGTAAATGCCGCGTATGCAAAGACGGAAGCAGAATTTGACTATTGGTTTGATATAATGAGGACGGAAAACCCGGCCATGTGCGATTGGGCAAATAGAATGGAGTATGAGAGGTGGACACAACACAAGGATGGGGGGAGAAGATATGGTCACATGACGACCAACATTTCTGAGCTTGAAGGGCACAAGAAACCTACCGGTGACGTCTCTG TGGCTGAGACGACGCCCACCGGCAAATTCTCTTTGGGTAGCTATCGGGTTTCTCTAAGGGATCGCACCTGCGATTATGGATACTTCCAGGCGCTGCACTACCCCTGTTGCCATGCCCTCGCATGCTGTGCGCAGTCACGGCTAGATTGGGCCACTTATGTCGATGAGGTGTACACCATGTCTGAGGTCTTTAAGGTGTATGAGATGTCCTTTTCACCTTGTATTCCAGAGGGGCTTTGGCCACCATATGATAGGCCGACAGTGATCCCCGACCCGGGCATGAGAAGGGCAAGAGAAGGACGACCACGGTCCACCCGCATCCGCAACAACATGGACGAAGCCGACACCAGCCGACCTAAGAGGTGTGGCCTGTGCAGGCAGCCCGGTCATACCCGAAGGGTTTGCCCTCAGCGAGGTTCTACTAGCGGGATATAG
- the LOC130967038 gene encoding uncharacterized protein LOC130967038: MQKKYCWEIRRYNGSHTCTRSTIFQNHSKLDSKTVAEVIKPLVEVDPSIKVKSVITKVQSKFNYTLSYCKAWLAKKKTKESIFGGWEASYEALSIWFEAMCHKEPLAVDIQILQASSAGGRDSFVILYGKYKGCLLVAVLQDGNNNIVPIAFAIVEGETSDAWYFFLSNLRQYVVTRDGVELISNRHDSVRTIREFQMRYQRLREQGETYTNWLDRIPREQYALAFDGGYRWDHMTTNLVECINSVLKGSHDLPVIALVKATFYRLNELFTRKRTEADARINAGHVFSELVTSKLHANQRASENILVSCFDRENEVFEVREMPSRVKYAVDLRR, from the exons ATGCAAAAGAAGTACTGTTGGGAGATAAGGAGGTACAATGGTAGTCACACTTGTACCAGATCTACTATTTTTCAAAACCATTCAAAACTGGATTCCAAAACAGTTGCAGAAGTAATTAAGCCGTTGGTAGAAGTTGACCCATCTATAAAGGTGAAATCAGTCATTACGAAAGTACAGTCAAAGTTTAACTACACTCTCAGTTATTGCAAAGCATGGTTAGCAAAGAAGAAGACGAAGGAGTCAATTTTTGGAGGTTGGGAAGCATCGTACGAAGCTTTGTCTATATGGTTTGAGGCCATGTGTCACAAGGAGCCATTAGCAGTG GACATTCAGATACTGCAAGCCAGTAGTGCAGGTGGACGGGACTCATTTGTAATTTTGTATGGAAAATACAAGGGTTGTTTGTTGGTTGCAGTCTTACAAGATGGCAATAACAATATCGTGCCTATTGCATTTGCCATAGTGGAAGGAGAGACTTCTGATGCATGGTACTTTTTTCTAAGTAACTTGCGTCAATATGTGGTGACACGTGATGGTGTAGAACTTATCTCTAATCGACACGATTCTGTCAG GACAATTCGGGAGTTCCAGATGCGCTATCAACGATTACGCGAACAGGGTGAGACTTACACCAACTGGCTTGATCGGATCCCACGTGAGCAGTATGCTTTGGCATTTGATGGTGGATACCGATGGGATCATATGACCACCAATCTTGTAGAGTGCATTAACTCCGTCTTGAAGGGATCACACGATCTCCCAGTCATTGCGCTTGTAAAGGCTACATTTTACAGACTGAATGAGTTGTTTACTAGAAAAAGAACCGAGGCTGATGCTCGAATTAATGCTGGACATGTGTTCTCTGAGCTGGTGACCTCCAAGTTGCATGCAAATCAACGAGCATCGGAAAACATACTGGTTAGTTGCTTTGACAGAGAAAATGAAGTCTTTGAAGTACGTGAGATGCCTAGTAGGGTTAAGTATGCAGTTGACCTACGCCGATAA